A genomic region of Scomber japonicus isolate fScoJap1 chromosome 5, fScoJap1.pri, whole genome shotgun sequence contains the following coding sequences:
- the duox2 gene encoding dual oxidase maturation factor 1 produces the protein MTFYDDIYPFYPLQRTSFIFNGSLLTIILVFLVLAVGLLLILPGIRGKSRLFWMFRIIISLFIGVVIVALNFTNDWAEARVTANATYKSFSNAVVNAEIGLHIGLYGINVTLKGNPVVQFNETIDYNEMFSWHDSMEEEYEEALEKGLPNPILYIAEKFTIRSTCGLIIQYRYSGRYASATLWTAFCCWLLANILFSIPVILYAGYMMWATAAFIFFSMASFSTIMNAPPCVFSIENDSFETEYSHSFWLALATGVLCTVIGILVVMLHCMIPEKIKEAFSGGVDSYEDEDMSYGEGYLNVVYLDGVTVSPLTSKGKSEHL, from the exons ATGACTTTCTACGATGACATTTACCCATTCTACCCTCTACAAAGGACCTCCTTCATCTTCAATGGCAGCTTGCTCACCATTATCCTGGTTTTCCTTGTGCTAGCCGTCGGTCTTCTCCTCATTCTGCCAGGGATACGAGGGAAATCA AGGCTGTTCTGGATGTTCAGAATAATTATCAGCTTGTTCATAGGTGTGGTGATTGTGG CGCTCAACTTCACTAACGACTGGGCTGAGGCCAGAGTGACCGCAAATGCCACTTACAAGTCTTTCAGCAATGCAGTGGTTAATGCAGAGATCGGCTTACACATTGGATTGTACGGCATTAATGTTACACTCAAAG GGAATCCGGTTGTACAATTCAATGAGACCATTGACTACAATGAGATGTTCAGCTGGCATGACAGTATGGAAGAGGAGTATGAGGAAGCTTTGGAGAAAGGTTTACCAAACCCCATTCTGTACATCGCAGAGAAATTTACCATCAGAAGCACATGTGGCCTCATTATTCAGTATAGATACTCAGGACGATACGCCTCTGCAACTCTCTG GACGGCATTTTGCTGTTGGCTGCTCGCCAATATCCTCTTCTCCATCCCAGTCATTTTATATGCTGGGTACATGATGTGGGCAACAGCCGccttcatcttcttctccaTGGCCTCCTTCTCCACCATCATGAATGCGCCTCCTTGTGTTTTCTCCATAGAAAATGACTCCTTTGAAACTGAGTACAGTCATTCATTCTGGCTGGCTCTGGCTACAG GTGTGCTGTGCACCGTCATTGGGATTCTGGTGGTGATGCTTCATTGTATGATACCAGAGAAGATAAAAGAGGCTTTCAGCGGTGGTGTCGACAGTTATGAAGATGAAGACATGTCTTATGGCGAGGGCTACTTGAATGTAGTATACCTTGATGGAGTGACAGTTTCACCCCTGACATCAAAAGGCAAATCG GAACATCTATGA
- the duox gene encoding dual oxidase 1, with translation MDLRKRVWSICAMVGLVLIVSERSQSETTWEVPRFDGWYNSLGYPRRGAVGSHLTRLVPAHYWDGVYQPFREPLLPNPRRLSRRLNKGPSGLPSTRNQTVLSLFFGYHVAFEILDSRTPGCPPEFMHIRVPKGDPIFDPTATGKVLLPFQRGPWDKESGQSPSNPRTQVSLVTAWIDGSSIYGPSTSWSDSLRSFSRGLLSSGSEWNMPQEGKLHSMWSAADPSTGESGPQGLYELGNAWANENMFTAAEGIIWFRYHNYVASKLHEEHPEWSDEKLFQNARKTVVATFQNIVLYEWLPAYLGDKNLPPYPGYQKFVDPGISPEFQAAAMRLGITMVPPGVYMRNRTCHFREVINIDGSSSPALRLCNSFWKRQRINVKTGQDVDDLIMGMTSQIAEKVDNVVVEDLTDYMYGPLRFTRSDLVAMTIQRGRDFGLRSYTEVREALDLPPVKSFEDINSELNRTNPQLLQDIAELYDRDVSKLELFPGGLLESLDRPGRVFSTIILDQFLRIRNGDRFWFENKQNGLFTEEEINTIRNMTFHDVLIAVTSAEATDIQNNVFFWTDGDPCPQPTQLNASMLHPCTNATKLNYFDGSKAGFGIFIIVLFLFPVVSFLVACMVAYLRKYRYKKFQRRRKAAGRADEPALEITAYEWQGHKKPLHPVSVEIDEKRRLEVLDRSGSTLRSFNLGNQGNLDVLLSNDHHHKALLLKVPKEYDLVLFFDDESKRTAFVKHLCPGVTDNGQEIRVKEMSEKELLKEALTREQRAQIVETFIRHAFSQVLEIEKRDAGDMSGVSHKKARKVLQCELTASEFADALGLKSDSLFVDSMFTLADKDGNGYLSFQEFLDVMVIFMKGSPEEKSKLMFSMNNIDGSGFLSKEEFARMLRSFIEISNGALSKSQVEDGIKAMMQAAGFDYKEKITWEDFHFLLRDHEKELQFAQLNVKGLEKQGKKRLSRDQRVSFILPANSSDDTDGQTIRRRKKLAVNSPNVYVKPKREQYIRNPVQQKIQQFKRFIENYRRHIVCFIVVYGITAGVALERCYHYGLQAIATGIPETSMVGIIVSRGSAASVSFLFPYMLLTVCRNLITLCRETFLNRYIPFDAAIDFHRFMAMTAIILAVVHSLGHVVNIYIFSISDLSILSCLFPKILANNGSELPFKWYWWFFETVPGMTGVLLLFVFAFMYVFASHYFRRISFRGFWLTHYLYVVVYILTVIHGSYALLQAPAFYIYLIPPGLLFLLDKLISLSRKKVEIPVVRAELLPSGVTHLEFKRPQGFVYRSGQWVRIACLVLGTDEYHPFTLTSAPHEETLSLHIRAVGPWTSQLRELYTEENLLEFGSYPKLYLDGPFGEGHQEWIDYEVSVLVGGGIGVTPFASILKDLVFKSSIRSKIQCKKVYFIWVTRTQRQFEWLSDIIREVEEMDTQELVSVHTYITQVAEKFDLRTTMLYVCERHFQKVWNRSLFTGLRSVTHFGRPPFVSFFSSLQEVHPEVGKIGVFSCGPPGLTKNVEKACQQMNKRDQAHFIHHYENF, from the exons ATGGATTTGCGTAAACGGGTTTGGAGTATCTGCGCAATGGTTGGTTTGGTGCTCATTGTCAGTGAAC GTTCACAAAGTGAAACAACCTGGGAGGTCCCTCGCTTTGACGGCTGGTATAACAGTTTAGGATATCCCAGACGCGGAGCTGTCG GTTCTCATCTTACGCGCCTCGTGCCCGCGCACTACTGGGATGGGGTCTATCAACCCTTCCGCGAACCCCTGTTGCCGAACCCCCGAAGACTGAGCCGCCGGCTTAATAAAGGACCCTCTGGTCTGCCCTCAACACGCAACCAGACTgtgctctctctgttttttg GTTATCATGTTGCTTTTGAGATTTTGGACTCAAGAACTCCTGGGTGTCCACCTGAATTCATGCACATCCGAGTCCCAAAAGGTGACCCCATTTTTGACCCAACTGCCACTGGCAAAGTCCTGCTGCCCTTCCAGAGAGGACCATGGGACAAAGAGTCCGGCCAGAGTCCCAGTAACCCCCGCACACAG GTCAGCTTAGTGACAGCATGGATAGATGGTAGCTCCATCTATGGTCCCTCTACTTCCTGGTCTGACTCCCTCAGGAGCTTCTCTAGGGGGCTCCTGAGTTCAGGCTCTGAGTGGAACATGCCGCAGGAGGGGAAATTGCACAGTATGTGGAGTGCCGCTGACCCTTCTACAGGTGAAAGCGGACCCCAGGGTCTCTATG AGTTGGGAAATGCCTGGGCCAATGAGAACATGTTCACGGCAGCAGAGGGGATTATCTGGTTTCGCTACCACAATTATGTAGCCTCCAAGCTGCATGAGGAACACCCAGAGTGGTCAGACGAAAAGCTGTTTCAAAACGCCAGAAAGACCGTTGTGGCCACATTTCAG AATATTGTACTCTATGAATGGCTGCCTGCATACCTTGGAGACAAAAATCTCCCTCCTTACCCAG GTTATCAGAAATTTGTTGATCCAGGGATTTCTCCTGAGTTTCAGGCTGCTGCCATGCGATTGGGCATCACTATGGTCCCACCTGGTGTTTACATGAG AAACAGAACCTGCCACTTTCGGGAGGTTATCAACATAGACGGGAGCTCATCACCAGCCCTGCGTCTCTGTAACAGCTTTTGGAAACGTCAG AGAATCAATGTGAAGACAGGACAGGATGTAGACGACCTCATTATGGGCATGACCTCCCAGATCGCAGAGAAAGTAGACAACGTTGTTGTGGAGGACTTGACAG ACTACATGTACGGACCCCTAAGGTTCACCCGCTCAGATTTGGTGGCTATGACTATCCAGAGAGGACGAGACTTTGGCCTCCGTAGTTACACTGAGGTCAGAGAAGCTCTGGATCTGCCTCCTGTAAAGTCGTTTGAAGACATAAATTCTGAGCTCAACCGCACCAACCCACAG TTACTCCAAGATATTGCAGAACTGTATGACAGAGACGTCTCGAAACTGGAGCTCTTCCCTGGAGGACTGCTCGAGTCTCTCGATCGTCCAGGTCGAGTTTTCTCCACCATCATCTTGGACCAGTTCTTACGCATCAGGAACGGCGACCGCTTCTGGTTTGAGAACAAACAGAATGG tttgttcacaGAAGAGGAGATCAACACGATCCGCAACATGACGTTTCATGACGTCCTTATTGCAGTGACTAGTGCAGAGGCCACTGATATACAGAATAATGTATTCTTCTGGACAGATg GTGACCCTTGTCCTCAGCCCACACAGCTGAATGCATCAATGCTCCATCCCTGCACTAATGCCACCAAACTTAATTACTTTGATGGGAGCAAAGCTGGCTTTGGGATATTTATCATTGTTCTGTTTCTCTTCCCTGTTG TGAGTTTTCTCGTGGCCTGTATGGTGGCATACCTGCGCAAATACAGGTACAAGAAGttccagagaagaagaaaagctgcTGGCAGAGCAGATGAGCCAGCTTTGGAAATCACTG CCTATGAATGGCAGGGCCATAAAAAACCTCTGCATCCTGTCAGTGTGGAGATTGATGAGAAGAGGAGACTGGAGGTCTTGGACAGATCAGGGTCCACTCTCCGCTCCTTTAATTTGGGTAACCAGGGCAACCTGGACGTCCTCCTGTCGAATGATCATCACCATAAAGCTTTGCTGCTCAAAGTACCAAAAGAATACGACCTG GTGCTGTTTTTTGATGACGAGAGCAAACGTACAGCATTTGTCAAGCATCTGTGCCCGGGAGTGACAGACAACGGGCAGGAGATTAGAGTGAAGGAGATGAGCGAGAAGGAACTGCTGAAGGAGGCTTTAACCAGAGAGCAGAGGGCTCAGATTGTGGAAACTTTCATCCGACATGCTTTCTCTCAG GTCTTGGAAATAGAGAAGCGTGATGCTGGGGACATGAGTGGTGTTTCCCACAAGAAAGCCAGGAAGGTCCTCCAGTGTGAGCTGACAGCTTCAGAATTTGCTGATGCACTTGGCCTCAAGTCTGACTCTTTATTCGTAGACTCTATGTTCACACTAGCTGATAAAGATGGCAACGGCTACCTCTCCTTCCAAGAGTTTCTTGATGTGATGGTTATTTTTATGAaag GGTCCCCTGAGGAAAAATCTAAATTGATGTTCTCCATGAACAACATTGATGGAAGTGGTTTCTTATCTAAAGAAGAATTTGCCAGGATGCTCAG GTCTTTCATTGAAATCTCCAATGGCGCTCTGTCAAAAAGCCAGGTAGAGGATGGCATCAAGGCCATGATGCAGGCTGCAGGCTTTGATTACAAGGAGAAAATCACATGGGAGGACTTTCATTTCCTGCTGCGGGACCATGAGAAGGAGCTGCAGTTTGCCCAACTCAATGTTAAAG GGTTGGagaaacaaggaaagaaaaggcTGAGTCGAGACCAAAGagtttccttcatccttccagcAAATAG TAGCGACGACACAGATGGGCAGACGATACGTAGACGGAAAAA GTTAGCTGTCAACTCTCCAAATGTCTATGTGAAGCCCAAGCGTGAGCAGTACATAAGGAACCCAGTCCAGCAGAAAATCCAGCAGTTTAAACGTTTCATTGAGAATTATCGCCGTCATATTGTCTGCTTTATTGTCGTGTATGGCATTACAGCTGGTGTGGCACTTGAAAGATGTTACC ACTACGGTTTGCAGGCAATAGCCACAGGTATCCCTGAGACGTCAATGGTGGGAATCATCGTCTCTCGTGGCTCGGCAGCCTCAGTCTCCTTTCTGTTTCCCTACATGCTCCTCACCGTGTGTCGCAACCTCATCACGCTGTGCAGAGAGACCTTCCTCAACCGATACATCCCCTTTGACGCAGCCATTGACTTCCATCGCTTCATGGCCATGACAGCCATCATCCTTGCAG TTGTTCATAGTTTGGGCCACGTGGTCAACATCTACATTTTCTCCATCAGTGACCTCAGCATCCTTTCTTGTCTGTTCCCCAAAATCTTAGCCAATAATGG gtcTGAACTTCCTTTCAAGTGGTACTGGTGGTTCTTTGAAACTGTCCCAG GAATGACTGGTGTTTTGctcctgtttgtttttgcattcaTGTATGTTTTTGCCTCACACTATTTCCGCCGCATCAGTTTTCGTGGATTTTGGCTCACACATTACCTTTATGTTGTTGTGTACATCTTA ACAGTTATTCACGGCAGTTATGCCCTACTGCAAGCCCCCGCTTTCTACATCTACCTAATCCCACCTGGACTACTCTTCCTGCTGGACAAACTGATCAGTTTGAGCAGGAAGAAGGTGGAGATACCTGTGGTCAGAGCTGAGCTGCTGCCTTCAG GCGTGACACATTTGGAGTTCAAGCGACCACAGGGCTTTGTGTATCGTTCAGGCCAGTGGGTTCGCATTGCGTGCCTGGTGTTGGGCACAGATGAGTACCACCCATTCACACTGACGTCAGCACCTCACGAAGAAACCCTCAGCCTGCACATCCGAGCTGTGGGGCCTTGGACCAGCCAGCTCCGAGAGCTCTACACTGAAGAAAACCTGCTTGAGTTCGGCTCCTATCCAAAG CTGTACCTGGACGGCCCATTTGGTGAGGGCCATCAGGAATGGATTGACTATGAAGTGTCTGTTCTGGTAGGAGGAGGAATTGGCGTAACCCCATTTGCTTCCATCCTCAAAGACCTGGTGTTCAAGTCCTCCATCAGGTCCAAGATTCAATGCAAAAAG GTGTACTTCATCTGGGTGACAAGAACTCAGCGTCAGTTTGAGTGGCTGTCAGACATCAtcagggaggtggaggagatggACACCCAGGAGCTGGTCTCAGTTCACACTTACATCACTCAGGTGGCCGAGAAGTTCGACCTCCGCACCACCATGCTG tatgtgtgtgagcgCCACTTTCAGAAGGTGTGGAACCGCAGTCTCTTCACTGGCCTGCGATCTGTCACCCACTTCGGCCGTCCTCCATTCGTGTCCTTTTTTAGCTCACTGCAGGAAGTTCACCCCGAG GTGGGTAAAATTGGCGTATTCAGCTGTGGACCACCTGGACTGACCAAGAATGTGGAGAAAGCTTGTCAGCAGATGAACAAGAGGGATCAGGCCCATTTCATACATCACTATGAGAACTTCTAA